In Candidatus Auribacterota bacterium, the following are encoded in one genomic region:
- the acsB gene encoding acetyl-CoA decarbonylase/synthase complex subunit alpha/beta: MKDISIILNGAVSGARTVVGLAEGILEKALAGKGEAHAVSFPDTAYCLPVIYAITGLKVTTLGQLKKAFAGCRALLREEGGALPTLDEALAAGRATIMAAEAIEAIRHLDGPPHTGIWLGPTSDALLRSQGVKLVDGSMPGIAAIVGAAPSKEIAVNLVRDLQERNILVVMAGDTNGVSLAEQLAEDRVQMNWDTFLVPYGKDLTAAVYALGFAARAAMTFGGITPREGNGGEEILNYNRARVHAFVIALGPLDDVRIAIAAGALNFGFPILSDSAVPEILAFGPDKKDLIVASIPYDRMAEKAIEVRGIKVRITKIPIPVRYGPAFEGERVRKEDMAIQFGGKYSQAFEYVFSAPAGDVRDGVIELVGPDLDRVEEGGALPLGIVVRVAGRKMQKDFEAILERHIHHFLSQAMGVMHIGQREVVWLRISKEAKKAGFRITHLGELLRAKLINDFPAIVDKVQVTLYTEEKDMREWVPRAKQAYDERDRRLRGLTDEAVDFFYSCQLCQSYAPNHVCIITPERLGLCGAYNWLDGKAAYEINPTGANQPVKKGKVLDAVKGKWADINAFVYERSNRAIASFSAYSIMDDPMTSCGCFECIVAILPDTNGFMVVNREFKGQTPCGMSFSELAGVVGGGQQTPGFIGIGTRYLLSKKFISAEGGLRRIVWMTKEIKGKLGEELRRRCEEIGERDLLSKIADETVTTDPAMLLDFLKKVKHPALAMEWLL; the protein is encoded by the coding sequence ATGAAAGATATTTCAATCATCCTTAACGGAGCGGTTTCAGGCGCGCGCACGGTGGTCGGGCTCGCTGAGGGCATACTCGAAAAAGCGCTCGCCGGGAAGGGAGAGGCGCATGCGGTTTCCTTCCCCGACACGGCCTACTGCCTCCCCGTGATCTACGCCATCACGGGCCTTAAAGTGACAACACTCGGCCAATTGAAAAAAGCGTTCGCCGGATGCCGCGCGCTCCTCCGCGAGGAGGGCGGCGCGCTCCCCACGCTCGACGAGGCGCTGGCTGCGGGACGCGCGACGATCATGGCTGCCGAGGCAATCGAGGCGATCCGGCACCTGGACGGCCCTCCCCACACCGGCATCTGGCTCGGACCGACCAGTGACGCACTCCTCCGGAGCCAGGGGGTGAAGTTGGTGGATGGCAGCATGCCGGGTATCGCTGCGATCGTCGGCGCCGCGCCCTCGAAAGAGATCGCCGTCAACCTGGTGCGCGATCTCCAGGAGCGGAACATCCTCGTGGTCATGGCCGGTGATACGAACGGCGTGAGCCTCGCCGAACAGCTCGCCGAGGATCGCGTCCAGATGAACTGGGACACCTTCCTCGTCCCCTACGGCAAGGACCTCACTGCGGCGGTATACGCGCTCGGTTTCGCCGCACGCGCGGCGATGACCTTCGGCGGCATCACTCCGAGGGAGGGAAACGGGGGAGAGGAGATCCTGAACTACAACCGCGCGCGCGTGCACGCGTTTGTCATCGCCCTCGGCCCGCTCGACGACGTCAGAATCGCCATCGCCGCGGGGGCGCTCAACTTCGGCTTCCCGATACTCTCCGACAGCGCGGTTCCGGAGATCCTGGCCTTCGGCCCTGATAAAAAGGACCTCATCGTCGCTTCCATACCATACGACCGGATGGCGGAGAAGGCGATCGAGGTGCGCGGGATCAAGGTCCGCATCACGAAAATCCCCATCCCCGTTCGCTACGGCCCTGCCTTCGAGGGAGAACGCGTCCGCAAGGAAGATATGGCGATCCAGTTCGGCGGAAAATACAGCCAGGCGTTCGAGTACGTGTTCAGCGCTCCGGCGGGGGATGTGCGCGACGGCGTGATCGAGCTCGTCGGCCCCGACCTTGACCGTGTCGAGGAGGGCGGCGCCCTCCCCCTCGGCATCGTCGTGAGGGTTGCGGGCCGCAAGATGCAGAAGGATTTTGAGGCCATCCTCGAGCGCCACATCCACCATTTCCTGAGTCAGGCAATGGGGGTCATGCACATCGGGCAGCGCGAGGTTGTCTGGCTGAGGATCAGCAAGGAAGCGAAGAAGGCGGGCTTCCGGATCACACACCTCGGAGAGCTCCTCAGGGCGAAGCTCATCAACGATTTTCCCGCGATCGTCGACAAGGTCCAGGTCACGCTCTACACGGAGGAAAAAGACATGCGGGAGTGGGTGCCGCGCGCGAAGCAGGCATATGACGAGCGCGACCGCCGCCTGAGGGGCCTCACCGACGAGGCGGTGGATTTCTTCTACTCATGCCAGCTCTGTCAGTCGTACGCCCCGAACCACGTGTGCATCATCACCCCCGAGCGCCTCGGTCTCTGCGGCGCGTACAACTGGCTCGACGGGAAGGCAGCGTACGAGATCAACCCGACCGGCGCCAACCAGCCCGTGAAGAAGGGCAAGGTGCTCGATGCGGTCAAGGGCAAGTGGGCCGACATCAACGCGTTCGTGTACGAGCGCTCGAACCGCGCGATCGCGAGCTTCAGCGCCTACTCGATCATGGACGACCCGATGACGTCCTGCGGCTGCTTCGAATGCATTGTGGCAATCCTCCCCGATACCAACGGCTTCATGGTGGTGAACAGGGAATTCAAGGGACAGACTCCGTGCGGCATGAGCTTCTCGGAACTCGCGGGTGTGGTCGGCGGCGGCCAGCAGACGCCCGGCTTCATCGGCATCGGGACGCGCTATCTCCTGAGCAAAAAATTCATCTCGGCTGAGGGGGGATTGAGGCGCATCGTCTGGATGACAAAGGAGATCAAGGGGAAGCTGGGCGAAGAGCTCAGGAGGCGCTGTGAAGAGATCGGTGAACGGGACCTCCTCTCGAAAATCGCCGATGAGACCGTCACCACCGACCCGGCAATGCTCCTCGACTTCCTCAAGAAGGTGAAACACCCGGCACTGGCGATGGAGTGGCTGCTGTAA
- a CDS encoding ASKHA domain-containing protein: MKLHRVKFLPSGKEVDIKAGGALYDAALLLGIPIKAECGGQGTCGQCLVKIEAGDCAPTPHISITPEQERRGYRLACGARVTGDCVVFVPEESLLPSADLDFAAVLLTEDDRKRAHALSGLALSPPPEKRMAGHPLLGLALDLGTTTVVAELVDLETGNYRARAAAYNRQLSCGADIISRIVYAQRRGGLDRLRGLALETINGVIARLMEHSGARPDEVSSAAMAGNTTMIHLFLGLDPSPIRLDSTTRVRTRYPVIPAGEARLTVNPRAPLMFAPGIGSYVGGDVLAGVLACRMHESGEVILFIDAGTNGEIILGNREWMMGCACSTGPALEGVGISSGMMAAPGAVEAVEIKHLDASPVLKTITGAPARGLCGSGMIDLMAELFRHGILDRKCTLNRDRGCPRLEERQGHPAYIVRRTGEGGAPREISLTGVDFKKLLRTKAAIQAAILTMLRSVELAASSIERVVIAGRLGEAINASNAVAIGMLPNLPLDRFEYIGNGSLWGANLILLSEEKRVDISALADRITYLDLSTHPRYMDEFIASLFIPHTDAENL, from the coding sequence ATGAAATTGCACAGGGTCAAGTTTCTCCCTTCGGGAAAAGAAGTTGACATTAAAGCGGGCGGAGCACTTTACGACGCTGCCCTCCTCCTCGGCATCCCGATAAAAGCTGAGTGCGGTGGTCAGGGGACATGCGGCCAGTGCCTCGTAAAAATCGAGGCGGGTGACTGCGCTCCCACTCCTCACATCTCGATCACTCCCGAGCAGGAACGGCGTGGTTACCGGCTCGCCTGTGGCGCGCGCGTGACAGGCGATTGCGTGGTGTTCGTGCCGGAGGAATCGCTTCTTCCTTCTGCGGATCTCGACTTCGCCGCGGTACTGCTCACTGAAGATGACCGGAAGCGGGCGCACGCCCTCAGCGGTCTCGCCCTGTCTCCGCCGCCCGAGAAGCGCATGGCCGGCCACCCCCTTCTCGGTCTTGCCCTCGATCTCGGCACGACCACCGTGGTCGCTGAACTCGTTGACCTCGAAACGGGCAACTACCGCGCGCGCGCCGCCGCCTACAACCGGCAACTCTCCTGTGGCGCGGACATCATCAGCCGCATCGTCTACGCCCAGCGCCGGGGCGGGCTCGATCGGCTGCGCGGCCTCGCCCTCGAAACGATCAACGGAGTCATCGCGCGCCTCATGGAACATTCCGGGGCGCGACCGGATGAGGTTTCCAGTGCGGCCATGGCGGGCAACACGACCATGATCCACCTGTTCCTCGGCCTGGATCCCTCGCCGATCAGGCTCGACTCAACCACCCGCGTGCGCACCCGCTACCCCGTGATCCCCGCGGGCGAGGCGCGGCTCACGGTCAACCCCCGCGCCCCTCTCATGTTCGCGCCGGGTATCGGGAGTTACGTCGGTGGTGACGTGCTCGCGGGCGTGCTCGCCTGCCGTATGCACGAATCGGGTGAGGTAATCCTTTTCATTGACGCAGGGACGAACGGCGAGATCATTCTGGGAAACCGCGAGTGGATGATGGGCTGCGCCTGTTCCACCGGACCCGCGCTGGAGGGTGTGGGTATCAGCAGCGGCATGATGGCCGCCCCCGGCGCCGTGGAGGCTGTCGAAATCAAGCACCTGGACGCATCCCCCGTGCTTAAGACCATCACCGGCGCTCCCGCGCGCGGCCTCTGCGGCTCGGGAATGATCGATCTGATGGCCGAGCTTTTCCGGCATGGCATCCTCGACAGGAAGTGCACTCTGAACAGGGATCGAGGCTGTCCGCGCCTGGAGGAGCGGCAGGGGCATCCCGCCTATATCGTGAGGAGGACTGGCGAGGGCGGCGCGCCCAGAGAGATCTCCCTGACCGGCGTTGATTTCAAAAAGCTCCTCCGCACCAAGGCGGCCATACAGGCTGCGATCCTCACGATGCTCAGGAGCGTTGAGCTTGCGGCATCTTCAATCGAGCGCGTCGTGATCGCCGGCCGGCTCGGAGAAGCGATCAACGCATCGAACGCCGTTGCCATCGGCATGCTCCCCAACCTCCCGCTCGACCGGTTCGAGTACATCGGGAACGGCTCCCTCTGGGGCGCGAACCTGATCCTGCTGTCAGAAGAGAAAAGGGTTGATATCAGCGCGCTCGCCGACAGAATCACCTACCTCGACCTGAGCACCCACCCGCGCTACATGGACGAGTTCATCGCCTCGCTCTTCATACCGCATACTGATGCAGAGAATCTCTAA
- the acsC gene encoding acetyl-CoA decarbonylase/synthase complex subunit gamma, which translates to MKLTGLQIFKLLPNKNCKECGSQTCLAFAMKLAAKQAKLDACPYVSDEAREKLGAAAAPPIRLVSIGTGDRAVSIGEELVMFRHEKTFFHKTALAAQVDDAMERDELLSRLQLACSFLVERAGERLALDLIAVKETSGAPERFAETIRTVQEKCPLPLVLISRNALCISAGLDVAGSSRPLLWGAEIAHADEVAALAKRFSVPLVVEGPGGIDELTALACRVEQSGVEDILLAPMSDGAATRLRDFTLLRRRALSRSFPGTGFPLIMSARGSGYEGAVAAAGGICKYASVIVIEEPALWEYLPLLTLRQNIYTDPQKPLQVDPGIYRIGEAAEDSPLLVTTNFSLTYFMVSTEIEASEIPSRLLVTDAEGQSVLTAWAAGKFNAEVIAKAVTAHGLTTSVPHRRIIIPGYVAMISGDLEDKLPGWNVMVGPQESADIPAYMKDVCKKRGQATL; encoded by the coding sequence ATGAAACTGACTGGACTACAGATTTTTAAGCTGCTGCCGAACAAGAATTGCAAGGAGTGCGGCTCCCAGACATGCCTCGCCTTCGCCATGAAGCTCGCGGCGAAACAGGCCAAGCTGGATGCCTGTCCCTATGTCTCAGACGAGGCGCGCGAAAAGCTCGGCGCCGCAGCCGCCCCGCCCATCAGGCTCGTGAGCATCGGGACCGGCGATCGCGCGGTCAGCATCGGTGAGGAACTTGTGATGTTCCGGCACGAGAAGACCTTCTTCCACAAGACCGCGCTCGCCGCCCAGGTGGATGATGCCATGGAACGCGATGAACTGCTCTCGCGATTACAGCTCGCCTGCTCGTTTTTAGTTGAGCGCGCGGGGGAGCGCCTGGCACTCGACCTCATCGCGGTGAAGGAAACGAGCGGAGCGCCGGAGAGGTTCGCGGAGACCATCAGGACGGTTCAGGAGAAGTGCCCGCTGCCGCTCGTGCTGATTTCCAGAAACGCCCTCTGTATCAGCGCGGGGCTGGACGTCGCCGGCAGCTCACGCCCTCTCCTCTGGGGGGCGGAAATCGCACACGCTGATGAGGTGGCCGCGCTCGCGAAAAGATTCTCTGTCCCTCTCGTCGTAGAAGGGCCCGGAGGAATCGACGAGCTCACCGCGCTCGCCTGCCGGGTTGAACAGTCGGGCGTTGAGGACATACTTCTCGCGCCAATGAGCGACGGCGCCGCGACCAGGCTCAGGGACTTCACCCTCCTGCGCCGGCGCGCGCTCTCCCGGTCGTTCCCCGGAACGGGCTTTCCGCTCATCATGTCGGCCCGCGGCAGCGGTTACGAGGGCGCCGTGGCCGCAGCGGGAGGAATATGCAAATACGCCTCGGTGATCGTTATTGAGGAACCGGCCCTGTGGGAGTACCTGCCGCTCCTGACCCTGAGACAAAATATCTACACCGATCCGCAGAAACCGCTCCAGGTCGATCCGGGAATCTACCGGATCGGGGAAGCCGCCGAGGATTCCCCGCTCCTCGTCACCACAAACTTTTCCCTCACCTACTTCATGGTGTCAACCGAGATCGAGGCCTCGGAGATCCCGTCACGCCTCCTCGTCACCGACGCGGAGGGGCAGTCGGTCCTCACCGCCTGGGCCGCAGGGAAGTTCAACGCGGAGGTGATCGCGAAAGCAGTGACAGCCCACGGGCTTACTACATCCGTTCCCCACAGGCGCATCATCATCCCCGGATACGTGGCGATGATCAGCGGCGATCTGGAGGACAAGCTCCCTGGCTGGAATGTCATGGTGGGGCCGCAGGAATCCGCCGATATCCCCGCCTACATGAAGGACGTGTGTAAGAAAAGGGGACAGGCTACTTTATGA
- the glgP gene encoding alpha-glucan family phosphorylase, which translates to MRKILRYTVVPFLPERLNALLDIAYNLWWSWNPDAIELFRSLDPAVWESTSHNPVKVLGILSTDDINRLLKNDAFLARMDRVAVELNTYMKHGTWYQKTHRDHLGSHIAYLSAEFGVHECLPFYSGGLGVLGGDYLKSASELGVPLIGVGLAYRFGYFRQYLNRDGWQQETYPENDFYNMPMQIEENAHGKPVVVDISFPDRTVHVQIWRVQVGRRPLYLLDTNLEQNSNEDRNITSHLYGGGLEMRITQEVVLGIGGIRALDALGYPPTITHMNEGHSAFQALERTHQLMKKHKLSFNEARGLVTSTSVFTTHTAVPAGIDRFDPGLAAKYLSGYCKKLNVSIETILDLGRERPGDAGEPFSMAVLACRFASHINGVSKLHGEVSREMWQGLWPEVPLSEVPIGYVKNGIHVPTWISDEMVRIYDRYLGTSWHYEPEDRSIWERFEKIPDAELWGSHQRLKERLVGYARAKLQEQLKNRGAHSSRVVEAGEALDPTALTIGFARRFATYKRATLLLKDPERLAKIVSMPGKPVQFIFGGKAHPADEGGKKLIKEIAHLSEQEPFRNKIIFLEDYDMGGARVLVQGVDVWLNTPRRPMEASGTSGMKVVPNGGLTVSTLDGWWPEGYNGENGWAIGSGEEYDDEEYQDHVESLALYELLEKEVIPLYYDRGKDGLPREWIAMMKHSICTLCPVFNTNRVVGDYIETVYLPSLAHWNWITANDMAEAKHLARWKDTIEDIWDDISIKDVKVSGVSKLRVGAELPVDVQVELGRVDPKDVRVEFFYGPVNADGEIIGGKSTPLTHKKLEKNHAHTYVGSILSESSGQFGFSVRILPNHEALKQPLEMGLIHWWE; encoded by the coding sequence ATGAGAAAGATTCTGAGATACACGGTGGTGCCTTTTCTGCCTGAGAGGCTGAACGCGCTGCTCGATATCGCGTACAATCTCTGGTGGAGCTGGAACCCGGATGCGATAGAGCTTTTCCGGAGCCTCGATCCCGCCGTCTGGGAGAGCACCAGCCACAATCCCGTGAAGGTGCTGGGAATCCTCAGCACCGACGATATCAACCGCCTCCTCAAAAATGACGCATTCCTCGCCCGGATGGACAGGGTCGCTGTGGAGTTGAACACCTACATGAAACACGGCACCTGGTACCAGAAGACGCACCGCGATCATCTGGGGAGCCACATTGCGTACCTCTCCGCTGAATTTGGCGTCCATGAGTGCCTTCCCTTTTACTCCGGCGGCCTCGGCGTGCTCGGGGGAGACTACTTAAAATCCGCGAGCGAGCTCGGCGTGCCGCTCATCGGCGTCGGCCTCGCCTATCGCTTCGGCTACTTTCGCCAGTACCTGAACCGCGACGGCTGGCAGCAGGAAACCTACCCCGAAAATGACTTCTATAATATGCCCATGCAGATCGAGGAAAACGCGCATGGCAAGCCCGTGGTGGTTGATATCTCTTTCCCTGACAGAACGGTGCACGTGCAAATATGGCGGGTTCAGGTGGGCAGACGGCCGCTCTATCTCCTGGACACCAATCTTGAGCAAAACTCAAATGAGGACAGGAATATCACCTCGCACCTCTACGGTGGCGGCCTCGAGATGAGGATCACGCAGGAGGTCGTCCTGGGCATCGGCGGCATACGGGCGCTCGACGCGCTGGGCTATCCGCCGACGATCACGCACATGAATGAGGGGCATTCGGCGTTCCAGGCGCTCGAGAGGACCCACCAGCTCATGAAGAAGCACAAGCTCTCGTTCAATGAGGCGAGGGGGCTCGTGACGAGCACCAGCGTGTTCACCACGCACACCGCCGTCCCCGCGGGGATAGATCGTTTTGATCCGGGGCTGGCGGCGAAATACCTCTCCGGCTACTGCAAGAAGCTCAATGTTTCGATCGAGACGATCCTCGACCTCGGCAGGGAGAGGCCAGGGGACGCGGGGGAGCCTTTCTCCATGGCGGTGCTCGCCTGCCGGTTCGCCTCACACATCAACGGCGTAAGCAAGCTGCACGGCGAGGTCTCCCGCGAAATGTGGCAGGGGCTCTGGCCGGAGGTGCCCCTGAGCGAAGTGCCGATCGGATACGTGAAGAATGGCATCCACGTCCCCACGTGGATCTCGGATGAGATGGTGCGCATCTACGACCGCTACCTGGGAACGAGCTGGCATTATGAGCCCGAAGACCGTAGCATCTGGGAGAGGTTCGAGAAGATCCCCGACGCGGAACTGTGGGGGAGCCACCAGCGTCTTAAAGAGCGGCTCGTGGGGTATGCAAGGGCAAAGCTCCAGGAACAGCTCAAGAACAGGGGCGCCCACAGCTCGCGTGTGGTGGAGGCGGGCGAGGCGCTCGATCCCACGGCGCTCACCATCGGGTTCGCGAGGCGATTTGCCACCTACAAGCGGGCGACGCTCCTCCTCAAGGATCCCGAAAGGCTCGCTAAGATCGTAAGCATGCCGGGGAAACCGGTTCAGTTCATCTTCGGCGGCAAGGCCCACCCGGCCGACGAGGGCGGGAAGAAACTCATCAAGGAGATCGCCCACCTCTCGGAGCAGGAGCCGTTCAGGAACAAGATCATCTTCCTCGAAGACTACGACATGGGCGGCGCGCGCGTGCTGGTGCAGGGCGTGGATGTCTGGCTCAATACCCCGCGGAGGCCCATGGAGGCGAGCGGCACGAGCGGGATGAAGGTGGTGCCGAACGGCGGCCTGACCGTGAGCACGCTCGACGGATGGTGGCCGGAGGGGTACAACGGGGAGAATGGGTGGGCAATCGGGAGCGGCGAGGAGTACGATGACGAAGAGTACCAGGACCACGTGGAGAGCCTCGCCCTGTATGAACTCCTTGAAAAAGAGGTCATTCCACTCTATTACGACAGGGGGAAGGACGGATTGCCCCGCGAGTGGATCGCGATGATGAAGCATTCCATCTGCACCCTCTGCCCGGTGTTCAACACGAACCGCGTGGTGGGTGACTACATCGAGACGGTGTATCTCCCCTCGCTCGCCCACTGGAACTGGATTACGGCGAATGACATGGCTGAAGCGAAGCACCTCGCACGGTGGAAAGACACGATCGAGGATATCTGGGACGACATCTCCATCAAGGACGTGAAGGTTTCGGGCGTATCGAAGCTGCGCGTGGGGGCTGAATTGCCGGTGGATGTCCAGGTGGAACTCGGGAGGGTCGATCCGAAGGATGTGCGCGTGGAGTTCTTCTACGGCCCGGTCAACGCGGACGGCGAAATTATCGGCGGCAAGTCAACACCGCTCACACACAAGAAACTCGAGAAGAACCACGCACACACCTACGTCGGTTCCATACTTTCAGAATCCAGCGGCCAGTTCGGCTTCTCGGTGAGGATCCTGCCGAATCATGAGGCGCTCAAGCAGCCGCTTGAAATGGGGCTGATCCACTGGTGGGAGTAA
- a CDS encoding acetyl-CoA decarbonylase/synthase complex subunit delta — translation MPYNYMEIQKKSTSHIHAVRIGNTPVDGGTRAFSLEIGGQNCLPFHHFEGTYPNRPIVAWEVTDVRPHDWCDTAAEPYLDVLDEPIAWARSVVERRGARLICLTLRGTHPDRENRSGAEAAELVTRLLREVNVPLIIKGAGPGEKQNQVLSACAEAAQGERCLLASAVEEHYKTPVASAMAYGHAVIAETPIDVNLCKQLNILISDLHFPPDRIVIDPLTGGLGYGMEYTYSVMERIRLQALDGDAMMQMPFICFVGQEVWKVKEVKVPEEKEPLWGDRKKRGILWEIATAASLLYAGADILVMRHPDAIAAVEKTIDELMVKT, via the coding sequence TTGCCTTATAATTATATGGAGATACAGAAGAAATCCACGAGCCATATTCATGCTGTCCGTATCGGCAACACCCCGGTGGACGGCGGCACACGTGCCTTTTCCCTGGAGATCGGCGGACAGAATTGCCTTCCCTTCCACCACTTCGAGGGAACGTATCCGAACAGGCCGATCGTCGCATGGGAAGTGACGGACGTACGGCCCCACGACTGGTGTGATACAGCCGCCGAGCCATATCTCGACGTGCTCGATGAGCCGATCGCGTGGGCAAGATCTGTTGTTGAGAGGAGAGGTGCCAGGCTCATCTGCCTCACTCTGCGGGGCACGCACCCCGACAGGGAGAACCGGAGCGGCGCCGAAGCAGCGGAGCTGGTGACGCGCCTTCTCAGGGAGGTGAATGTTCCCCTGATCATCAAGGGCGCCGGGCCGGGAGAGAAACAGAACCAGGTCCTCAGCGCCTGCGCCGAAGCCGCGCAGGGTGAGCGCTGCCTCCTCGCATCTGCGGTTGAGGAACACTACAAGACCCCTGTGGCGAGCGCGATGGCGTACGGCCACGCCGTGATTGCTGAAACGCCGATCGACGTGAACCTCTGCAAGCAGCTCAACATCCTCATTTCCGACCTCCACTTCCCCCCGGACCGGATTGTCATCGACCCGCTCACCGGCGGCCTGGGATATGGGATGGAGTACACGTACTCGGTCATGGAGCGCATCCGCCTCCAGGCCCTCGACGGTGACGCGATGATGCAGATGCCGTTCATCTGCTTCGTCGGCCAGGAGGTGTGGAAAGTGAAGGAGGTGAAGGTACCGGAAGAGAAAGAGCCGCTCTGGGGAGACAGGAAAAAGCGCGGCATATTGTGGGAAATCGCGACCGCGGCATCCCTGCTCTATGCGGGCGCGGATATACTCGTCATGCGCCACCCGGATGCGATCGCCGCCGTCGAAAAGACAATAGACGAATTGATGGTAAAAACGTGA
- a CDS encoding GDP-mannose 4,6-dehydratase produces MTKALITGIGGFAGGHLAEHLLDNGWEVVGLERQGASLAALEKVAGGMPVEECDIVSAGGVARVFERLTPDVVFHLAATSFVPSAEDAPQATFDINAKGSLNILDGCHRHIPRARIILISSATVYGAVSPEKMPITEDHPLSPMNFYTLTKLCAEEVSRYYHRVHALPVVILRPFNHIGPRQSRSFVTSSFASQIAEIEAGERAPVLNVGNLDAARDFTDVRDMVRAYRLAAEKCGAGQVYNICSGRAHTIREILHRMLRLTTARIELSEDPQRLRKSDIPLLYGDYSRFLRATGWRPEHDLDSTLGEILDYWRRQVRLQPKTKS; encoded by the coding sequence ATGACAAAGGCGCTGATTACCGGGATCGGGGGTTTCGCGGGGGGCCACCTCGCGGAACACCTCCTCGACAACGGCTGGGAGGTGGTGGGCCTCGAGCGTCAAGGGGCCTCGCTCGCCGCTCTTGAGAAGGTCGCGGGGGGGATGCCGGTCGAGGAATGCGATATCGTCAGCGCCGGGGGCGTGGCCCGGGTATTCGAGCGGCTCACGCCGGACGTGGTCTTCCATCTCGCGGCCACGTCATTCGTCCCCTCGGCTGAAGACGCGCCACAGGCAACATTCGATATCAATGCGAAGGGGAGCCTCAACATCCTTGACGGGTGTCACCGACACATCCCCCGCGCACGCATCATTCTCATAAGCTCGGCCACCGTCTACGGGGCGGTGTCACCGGAGAAAATGCCGATCACGGAAGATCACCCGCTCAGCCCCATGAACTTCTATACGCTCACCAAGCTCTGCGCGGAAGAGGTTTCACGCTATTACCATAGAGTGCATGCTCTCCCGGTGGTGATACTCCGGCCGTTCAACCACATAGGCCCCCGCCAGAGCCGCAGTTTCGTCACATCTTCTTTCGCATCCCAGATCGCAGAGATTGAGGCGGGGGAGCGGGCTCCCGTCCTGAACGTGGGCAACCTCGATGCGGCCAGGGATTTTACCGATGTCAGGGATATGGTCCGCGCCTACAGGCTCGCGGCTGAAAAGTGCGGCGCCGGCCAGGTCTATAACATCTGTTCGGGCCGAGCCCATACCATCAGGGAGATACTTCACAGGATGCTGAGACTCACCACGGCGAGGATCGAACTCAGCGAAGATCCGCAACGGCTTAGGAAATCAGATATCCCCCTCCTCTACGGAGACTATTCCCGATTCCTGCGCGCGACCGGATGGAGACCGGAGCACGACCTCGACTCCACGCTCGGAGAGATTCTCGACTACTGGAGACGGCAGGTCCGACTACAGCCAAAAACCAAAAGCTGA
- a CDS encoding four helix bundle protein, which produces MDKIQNTKPYDLSDRTCRFAQTVVPYVNALPKTIPNTEIATQLIRSAGSIGANYIEAEDSLSKKDFVMRIKISRKEAKETAYRLKLSEPHEDSPER; this is translated from the coding sequence ATGGATAAAATCCAAAATACAAAACCTTATGACCTATCGGATAGAACCTGCCGTTTCGCACAGACAGTCGTACCTTATGTAAATGCTCTACCTAAGACAATTCCAAATACTGAGATAGCCACACAGCTAATCCGATCAGCAGGCTCTATCGGTGCAAACTATATAGAAGCTGAAGATTCGTTGAGTAAAAAGGATTTTGTTATGAGAATAAAGATATCACGTAAGGAGGCAAAGGAAACTGCCTACCGGCTCAAGTTAAGCGAGCCTCATGAAGATTCACCTGAAAGATAA